CTTGTTCTTGTAGAGGAAATGACGCAGGTCCGATATCCCACACTTGCTTATATTATAACTGTCCTTTCTCAGTGAATCACTTATTGCTTTCAGACCGTTATACTTTATCAGCCTCTGGAATCAGATTAGGATACCGGTAGTAGAAGGTATAAAGACATTATTCCAATGTTCATGTACTTAATACAATCAGGTTTATGGAATGTCATACTGCAGGAAATATACACTTGATGAAACAACACACTATTGTACACCTTAGTAGTATATTTATAATGTAGCTCCATCCAACAGTGCTTATATAATCATGGCTGAATTGTCAATGCTTTAAATAATGCTGTTTATCAGTAGATCTACaacacaatgaaaacacaaACTTACTTCTGTAATTTTGGTTTTACACCCTGAGAGCGTGAAAAATGAGTCTCTGTCGACAGTGAGCAGAAGCAGACAGGTCTGACATGCCTCGTCCAGGTACGAGATGTGAGCCTGAAGGAACCcactgaaatatacaaacagcaTGTatcttcatttgtatttattaataatatatgcaATAGCTTATGGTGTCTTTCTTTGCActataattgttaaatatacaaaaattaatccacaatatatatatctgaTATTAAATGTCTTTCATCCTTTAAGAAAGCCTATAGTagaaataaatgtgtaaatttaagcttgaaaaataatattcataatttattctCTTCAAGATTAATCAAATATGGCATCTGATAAAACTTAATACTATTTGTTCCTAGGCAAGACACAACACTGGACTTACGAGGAGTCAAACTTGGGAAGACATATGGGTGTCCATGATTCAGCAGCCTTAAAAGACTCAGCAGCATTGATGAGGTTGATGATGATGTGCAGGTCCATCGGATGGAGGAAATACTTCTTCATACGGACGAGAGTCACCAGCTGGCTGTTGGCAATGATCAGTGCAAACACCAGGTCCTGAAATGCAAGTAATGCACAGATTGGATTGTTTGAATAGGATTCTTTAAACATAGaccatttaaacacatttatttaaaattttcaaacCGAAGTGCaaactgttttgaatacatttgaaacTATCAATGTACAATATCTGGGGACTTTCCACAGATATAACTAGTATTTTAAGAAGAAGAAAACCTCCTTACCTTGACCTTAGCATGCTGCACAATGCTCTGAGCAATCATGTCTCTGGTCTGACACTCCAACGGCAAACAGCGCACTGCACTCAACAACAGCCCTGGCTCACGCTCCATCATAGTCAATAAGCTATCCAAAAACTTCTCTGATCCACTCAACTGTCGTCGTAAATCATAGTTTCTTCtctgtttgaatatttttttcaatgtactAAGAGTTAAAACACTAAGTATTTGATTATACAAGTAATTGAGCTGTATCCTTATCAGTCTGTCAGATTCACTACCACGTGTTACACAAACTAGAATGATATTTTCATGATGTAAGAAAATTATACGGTGCTCCCCTGCAACTAGGGAGCGAATTGAATCATGAGCTGAGTCTTGTACAAAGGAAACTAATGCCTGCATAACACCGAACACTGTCACAAGTTTGTCTTCATTTCCGTACCTGAAATGCAGGGACAACAGTCACTTTATTACGTAATATCCCATTAAATGaactaaatattttcatactttattttagtaaaaattAGACTGACACTACTTTGATCAAGGAGcatttttcccctccaaaatTAGTTGTGAAAGCTGTTATTAACATCAACATCATATTTATGTAAGACGTCGTAAAAATTGATACAACCAAGGACTCAATTGGAAAGCACATTCACATTAAGGAATAATGCAATAATTTCACACGATGtaaatttattgatattaagACTCTAAGGTTAAAATGGAAGTACCTGGAATAAACAGGTTTGCCAGAAtcacttaaaataaagacatgtTTTGATTGAGCTTTCCACTCCGGAGTCTTCACATCGTCGTCATCATGATCTGGAGACTTGCTGATTTCATCTAACACAGCTGAGAGCTCTTTTGTCATTGAAGGCTGAAAAATTCaatcaagttttttttcttaaaaccatACCTGTTGTAAGTTCCAACAAGTACACATGAACAGTCTTTAACATGATTGTGAATTAAACTTGTATATAAATTTACTGTAAATCTCAGTAGCTCTGTACAGCTGCTATATATCTATGTCATTTGCATGCCTTTTAATTGTCACATGATTGTGTTTTGTCAGATAATTACAAGTAGCTCAACCTAATGTTGTCTTTCACCACCTATAAAACTAATAATGCGCTCAGGAATGAAATCTCAATCATGTGCCCTTAGACAcacatgtgataacgtcccggacgtccgggattaTCCCAGAAATCGTATCTCGCAtgtcacggagggtgcatgtttgtcccggaaagtcataaaaaaaatctcggaatcaattatcttaattttaccaatgtaagtcagctatttggcctgtccgggacactggtcataaaacacaggacatgttgacactaatccgttaattggtacgtgtgtcgtcaAGGTGCCTgcatagttgtttatttcctgttttgatgaaaccgaaagtagactgcatatcctcctggttagcacttcatttaaagcctgggaaaatatctgttggttttattttttcaagaaaatgcaggaAAAAACCcaaaccatgtcaagtaaaaaatacgtcttggcagttaaaataggtacattttcccgacgttaaaaacgactaaaatagcgTAGTGTCAATAGCAGCTGTGCTCTCACTAGGTTGAAATTGTCCAGTCAAATGAGGAAAAAGTGgggagaagtgatacttatCATAATTGTGCCATACCCCAAAACCTCAATGTATATTCACATTTACTTTGATTGCTTTTACTAGAAGGAATGTTCATTAGAAATGTTTTTGGCTTAGCAAAAGTGTACTTGTCTAGAGTATCCTATTTGCAATGTAACATATTTTGTCTTCAAAAAGCAccttaaatgaaaacaaaaacaaagacagtTGAACATATGAAACAATCAGAATGGCCTTATAAATGAACAGTTAAAAACATATAAGTGCAGGAGGCGTATCTTATTTCGGTATGAGCAGGATAGGGTACAAATGTCACATGCtttgctgttatttacttgtctttggttaaataatttttaatatgctgacatttgaaaaccaaatgacatttaaaatcacTGTCCTTGATGAAAAACTCTCTTATACATAATAGGAGATTGAGAAGTAATCCCTGAAAATTCTCAGAATCTTCTATATTGGTACAAATGAGGAAAAGACTGTAAGTAAATGCTACATACagcaaaaaatagttttgtggttacaaaacaaattttcatcatgtacatttcacaaaaaaaatatcaaacatttgacaataaatcatgtatttaatattcttagcgccaccttgcCGAAGCCAATGACCGTCTGATTCAAAGGAaacaatgcttaaaattgaatgCCTTCTTTGTACAATGCAAGTATCAATTGATTTTCCAGTTTATTAATGCctgacaacattttttatgattccTCCGTTTTTTCTATtccattttaacaaacttttatcatttgACCAGTGTCATCTCTTTGTACGTTCTCCACCTTCTGGCGATGGTTCCAAAAATTGGTTGATACACCTAATTATCAGATTAGGAGATTTCTGATTTTAATGGCTAAttgctatgttttgacagctgGAAAAGATGTGAAATACTgtactcgctgattgacagatttactaCAATTTGCTAATAATTGGCAGCCAAGTAAACATTGCTTTGATGTTATAAATGGATGAAGTCTGTAAATTTTAAGCGACAACTTCTCCCAAGTGGTCTCCTCACGAGACATTGGACTTAGAACACCGTagtagtccacctaaatggccgtcaacgagtcttttgatgattttttttaatatggcagactcgtgacgtccaccatcccagcaaaaagtagcaagcagtccttgcgcagagaatcctcgcagccacaattttgaaattatctccgttataaattcaaatttctacgaaaatattattgcctactattaaacacatattaagttatgtcagtatgcccaaaaaacatgtcaagttatcataaaacacttacaagtgtcgattgtttatcaagtatcccgatatcggtaaatctgggacaaatctgactggttgtgtacatgtataacggtatttgtgacccataatatattaatgtgaaaataacaactctaatgacaaatttaatccagttcagatcactgtcggataaaaattgaacaactttgtcattatttttcaacatcaatgcatattatttcagtatatcatttcgcccgttgttaaatggtagagagttgtagcgttacagggatacataagaaatgtcaaaataataaaaaaagtatccctgatcgctcattattgtaggtAACCGTGACAGGAACAACTTCCTCCAAAGCTTCATAATAACAGCATCAACAGTCATTCAACTTACATCACTCTGTTCACCACTTGATTCTTCGCTCGCGGACGGAGTTGTTGCGTCACCATAAGGTCCGATGTGGTTGACATCAGCTTGTTCACCACAAGAATCTTCTTGCTCAAAAGAACCTTGGCGAACGATTTCATTAATGTGactctttttcttctttataGCGAGTTCGGTTTCATAGTCATTGCCTACGAGGCTATCAAATGAATCTGAGGCAATAAGCATTGCGCTTCCACAATCCCCAGGAGCGATATCTTCTTGTAATTCTTCATTTTCTACTTCAATTTCCGTTTGTTCCGCCTCCTTGGCGGCCATGATGGATTGCTTTTAAACTTCACGGAAATCTAACCGAAAGAAAATATAtaggaaataaataaatcactATTCTAGCGCAAATCACATGATATCCATAATAGACGTTTTTTAATCTTTGATGTAGTactattactttttttaaaaaatcattaactTCATAAAGTTAAAGTTCATTATATGGCTTTTTGGGGCGGTAGGTTGGGGGTTGTTGTCACGTTGTCGCCGCATATACCGTCCGGAAACAGTAATAAGTCAGACTAATGGTGTTTCTTTTAGAACTACATGGCCATTTTCGTACATGAAATCTTGTTTTCTGGTTTTTTTTAGTATATATTCATACACTTGTACTTGTTTACAAATACCGGCTTCTCGGCATATCATGGTCCATAATGTAAACTGCTATATAACTgaactttttaacattttcgcTATGAtagatttttttgtaaagaagCTTCTTTCCAATATGAGCATAAGTTACGTAGTGAACTTAGTGAATGAACTTTtgcaaaaatgtaattatatatcatataaaactCATGATTTGGAAAGTTACATCCGAGGGTCATGATTTATGAATCTCGGTTTTGAAAAAAACGACTTATTAGACTCGTCTAGAATATATAATCTGTCAACTGTACACTTTATCTAATAACGCCATAATCAACGCTTTCATTGTACTCGCTAGACAAAGTAAGGTATGCCTCGGTCGCGTTGTATCGTGGTCAGTTTAAATGGCGTCTCGACGAGCGGATAGTCGTTTTGTTTGTGGTACAGTCGCCGTAAAATAATACCGAGGGCCGACTGGTCGTATCTATGGCATGCACCGCTAAGTCTATCGGACATGACTCTCTCTGATATGTCGGCGTCACAGTAGCGGGTGGTATCCTTCGGTGCTACACATCCTTCCTCCAGGGCGCACGCTGCCCAAAGCCGAAGCACGACGTCCGTCACATGACTCCTCCTGAACATAATGCTCCCCGCCTCCACCTCACCATAGGATTTATAATTGCACGGGTCTTCGGAGAAGTAACGGAACATGTCACCGTGTGTGTGTAGGGCCACGTTCAGACTGGAGCCGTACGTGAAGAAGAGGATGCCGGTCTCCCGGAGGTATCTGAGCGGCATCAGCAGCTCGTCCGTTACCAGTCGAACTGACGCATCCAGCCACCACACGTGCCCGTGCTCCTTATACATCAGCTACAATTACATGTAGAACtcaaaacaaaaactgcaaTTCTCTACGTCCAACATCTGAATCATGGAACGGTTATTAAAGATACTATGCATGTACAATGTACTCGTAGACATAGTTCACACTATATGCTTATTCATCTAAAACCATATACAGAGCCAATGATACTTACGTTGACTATAATTGGTTTAAATGCATAGCTGTATAAGTTGGCGACGTGTTTTGGAACCTTGTTGAATGGAAACGACCGCATAATGCACTCTTTGCAGTTGCGTCTTAGCTAAAAGAATGACAGGTTACAGTTTATGGTGTAAAGAAGAATCCTTGTAACTATGTTATAGATCTTTATTGGTGACCATTATTGACATGCCTGTTGCAGATGCTttgacataaataaaactaatattatGTATAGCATGAATTGAACCTAAGACTGTCATTTAATGGAACCGTTTTTGATAATGTATGTTCAAGTTCCCCTACCAAGTTCTTTTCCTCCGGTCTGAGGCCAAGGTCAAAGTAGAAGAGCTGCACAGCCGGATACTTAGTGAGCACTTTTTCCTGGACACTTCTCACGAGACCCTGCGAGATCAGGAAGTGGGACGAGCTCGCAGCCGTTACTAGAACCGGAAACGACGACCTAACACGCGATGTCATTCTCGTGTTGAAGCCAAGACGTTCCAGCCATGGTTCAGATGACGGAATTGTGATCTTTTCAAGTTTTTGCAGATTCTCTTTAAATGTCCCAGTAAACCGTACTCCTGACGAACAATTCACTGAAATAAGAAGCTTTTTAATGGATACTGGTGTAACGTTACCATTGCGAAAAAGTAGCAAATCACTTTAACTGTGGTGAAGCTAGTGAGCTGTGTTGACTCGGCAGCATAAGGTTGTTAACCATTTGGTGAATGCTTCCGAATGCAGTCAGAAATCATTTTACATTCAAAGCTGAGAACTTATCGCGTTCACCAGTTTAGTACTTACGTGGTATGTTCATGGTGTGTGTGTGGATTGGCGGAGGGAGGTCAGCTTGGTGGTCAGACTGCAGCAGGTACACACATAGGACTGTCCCTGACATCCAAACTACCATCGCCACCCGCACACAGCTCAGCAGCCGCCGTCCTTCTGCGCCCGGTAAAGTACTCGTATAACACATTATAAACCGACTGCCGACTTTATTGTTTAGTAAtgcaaacatgaaatataacgTTCTTAGTGTTGACACAAAGTCTCTGTACTAGCCAATGTGCTTAAGCGAAACGTCTAATAACTCGCTAATAAAACCAATTGATGTTTAATTAGAATTTTGCCTGTCATTTTCGTCATAAGCTTTTGCCATTATTATGTTAGAATCCAGGCGGCATTCCTATTAGCAGTGACACGAACTTAAACTCCAAAGGtttctaaataatttaaacagaaTTCGTCATGCGATCACCGGaaacacaagaaaaaagttgatgtatagcatcaagtcggcgcaatgaaatcaGAAGAAAAACGTtcatgcagataaccaaaaatggttattatttcaatgataacattttttatgttgggtgtacatatgctcgaaggacattatggttaataatattgttgcaatagtttaagcccggaattattgatattctgttgttttttcccaagctaatcctccggttaaaactaaattataacaaaaatatacatacgattcttcggaagaaatagagtcaatggtctaaaacatagatttcaatagcatgaaattcaccttttatttgtaccggcatgttatgtgaattccttgctctatattttgtataagtttttgtaacacatttcactcatatgagtatatagaacggggataaaaaatactatacatcaagagggaattatctggagttcattctttcgaatgacattttcaaaacaaacaattaagctcaaggttaatttttcaaaactcggcatttttgctgtcaccaagggagattactgcgtaggaggtttacaaacataaaggatattgtaatagtaccgtgtaaccttcgtCTATTTGGGCGGAAGttgatatcaatcggaacacctcggcctttatctatctcggagatggcgagttgttatgattgagttggtatttaaaatcaaaagtttcaaaatgataagcagggctattataatttaaggtttcattatcaattaaagtgtaaagttttataaaatatactaaacttcaaattttatcatgcaacgtggaaacaattgaaagcattgttctgcaatttatgaactagtccctaagttgaaatatttaaggGCGCCGACTAATGAGTACCAAATATCTTCAGTGGGTGCGTGATTATACGCAGCAATTGATGGCAAGAAAAATAACGTCGATGAACTACCAAAACTTGCTTCATATCGAAATATCGTTAGATTTGCGTACGCGAACTCGATTTCTTAACAAATCAAGTACTGgcatataatatgtatatgttattgtttatttgagggttttattgaaataaatgtcaagCCTAGCCCAGCTAGGCACGCCCCTTTTAACCGAACATGTTCTCGCCCCTGCCGCTTAAATGTGTACGTGttagaaaatatagtttttacgCACTGCATGTTTCCTTCTTGGCTTAAATGCCACTGAAATAACCTTTTGGTTGAATTTTTCTTAAGCCCCTTTTAgattgtattgttgttgttttttggttgtttttacttatttttttacatatcatTGATTGTGCTCTTGACTAACGGACGAGCGTTGTCATCTGCACGCAAAGCTTTACACCACAAAATGGAAACTCGCAAACGTTATGCCTCTATTCAAAAAAGGCGATAGTACCTGTTTATCCAATTATAGACCTATATCTCTGATTAGTTGCATAGGAAAGATATTGGAACGTATCGTTTTCAAACACGCATACAACTATATGCATCATAACaatcttattttcaaaaatcagtCAGGATTTATACCTGGCCATTATATCTACAATCAAATAAGCAAGTCATTCGATGATAAACTAGCAACTACCTTAGTTTTCTGTGACATATCCAAAACATTTGATAGAATTAGGCACCGCGGActaattttcaaacttaaagaGTATGGAATTACCGGTAATGTAATGAACTGATCCCATTACTTACAAAATCGAAGTCAACGAGTGTTCATTGGCACATCCTTTTCCCAGTTCAAACCCATTATAGCAGGTGTACCACAGGGCTCAGTATTGGGCCCTCTGCTCTTTCTCATATACGTTAATGACATAGCGGACGCACTACAAAGTACAACTAGACTTTTTGCAGATGATAGTTCCCTTGCTGTCTCGTCAGCTAGCACAGAATATATGGAGAATACTATAAATGCTGACATGCAAACCATTTCTGACTGGTCAAAACAATGGCTTGTTCAATTCAACCTATCAAAAACTCAAGCAATGTTTTGCGCACTGTCAAATTAACCGCGCCcacatattgtatttaattcaaCAACACTCACTTATTACGACACACACAAACACTTAGGGGTCACTCTAAGTTCTGACGGAACCTGGCatcaacatattgaaaacataattgctTCTGCAAAAAAAGGTTCTTGGTTCAATGCAAGCTCTCAAATTTAAACTTCGTCGAAAATCACTCAATCAAATTTATCTTTCCTACTTAAGACCAATCCTTGAATATGCTTCAGTAGTATGGGATAATTGTActgaatataaaaaagaaacactCGAGAAACTTCAATATGAGGTAGCTAGAATTGTTACAGGTCTTACATGGTCTGTGTCAATTGCAAACTTGATTAAAGAAATTGGTTGGATTTCCTTATCGGATAGAAGAACAATGCAAATACTCATCCTAgtctataaatataaaagtgGAGAACTACCATCTTATCTATCGCAGCTCTTCCCAGTGACAGTAAATGACTCTAACCCTTATAATCTACGAAACAGTGAACATTTAGTAACACTTAATAGGAGATTAGAAATCTACAGTCGTTCAACAATTCCTTCTGCCATTTCATTGTGGAATAAACTCGATGTAGACACAAGACACTCGCCTTCACTCTCGTCTTTCAAGCGCAATTTACAACAAAGGTTTAAAGGGCCTTATGTTCCATCGTTATTTGTCTGTGGAGAACGCCGCTGGTCGGTTTATCATGCACGCATAAGAAATAACTGCAGTGATCTCAAATCAGACTTGTTTAATAATCACATTAG
The sequence above is drawn from the Mya arenaria isolate MELC-2E11 chromosome 14, ASM2691426v1 genome and encodes:
- the LOC128217127 gene encoding protein SAND-like, coding for MAAKEAEQTEIEVENEELQEDIAPGDCGSAMLIASDSFDSLVGNDYETELAIKKKKSHINEIVRQGSFEQEDSCGEQADVNHIGPYGDATTPSASEESSGEQSDPSMTKELSAVLDEISKSPDHDDDDVKTPEWKAQSKHVFILSDSGKPVYSRYGNEDKLVTVFGVMQALVSFVQDSAHDSIRSLVAGEHRIIFLHHENIILVCVTRGSESDRLIRIQLNYLYNQILSVLTLSTLKKIFKQRRNYDLRRQLSGSEKFLDSLLTMMEREPGLLLSAVRCLPLECQTRDMIAQSIVQHAKVKDLVFALIIANSQLVTLVRMKKYFLHPMDLHIIINLINAAESFKAAESWTPICLPKFDSSGFLQAHISYLDEACQTCLLLLTVDRDSFFTLSGCKTKITERLIKYNGLKAISDSLRKDSYNISKCGISDLRHFLYKNKSTAQYTSPELEAPYLSPGEQERLFGLYHYLHNRIHSSARPLKILYHVGQYEALLGWVTQGFELYAVFSPLVTKSLAINAVNKLMAWIRKEASRLFILESVTF
- the LOC128217128 gene encoding uncharacterized protein LOC128217128, with protein sequence MRLQGRRLLSCVRVAMVVWMSGTVLCVYLLQSDHQADLPPPIHTHTMNIPLNCSSGVRFTGTFKENLQKLEKITIPSSEPWLERLGFNTRMTSRVRSSFPVLVTAASSSHFLISQGLVRSVQEKVLTKYPAVQLFYFDLGLRPEEKNLLRRNCKECIMRSFPFNKVPKHVANLYSYAFKPIIVNLMYKEHGHVWWLDASVRLVTDELLMPLRYLRETGILFFTYGSSLNVALHTHGDMFRYFSEDPCNYKSYGEVEAGSIMFRRSHVTDVVLRLWAACALEEGCVAPKDTTRYCDADISERVMSDRLSGACHRYDQSALGIILRRLYHKQNDYPLVETPFKLTTIQRDRGIPYFV